In the genome of Astatotilapia calliptera chromosome 18, fAstCal1.2, whole genome shotgun sequence, the window acgcttgattgttcgatgatcacgcttcagaagctttgcaattttgagactgctgcatccctctgcaagatatctcactatttttgacttttctgagcctgtcaagtccttcttttgacccattttgccaaaggaaaggacgttgcctaataattatgcacacctgatatagggtgttgatgtcattagaccacaccccttctcattacagagatgcacatcacctaatatgcttaattggtagtaggctttcaatcctatacagcttggagtaggaaaacatgcatgaagaggaagatgtggacaaaatactcatttgcctaataattctccACTCCCTgtacctgtagcattctgcctattagcttagcacaacaacaaaaaggcgctctctcacccaggaaacagcagagagagcgtcaccctgtaaccatggcaaccgtaacgctgccgcctggaacaacagaacatagctgtcaaacaaaacccaaacagtcctgacccgccacaatatgaaatagggaagtaccgccgtgtaatccatttatttcaacaaagtaactgtattctaaataccacctttttaaacggtaacggaatacagttactcatattttgtattttaaatacgtaacggcggtacatgtattccgttactccccaacactgaggacacaacaaccgagactgtccaagctggggctcgaaccggcaaccttccgattacaagacaaactgccaactcttgagccacgatcgcccccaatGTATGTGAGTTAAAGTCTGTTTTCAATCTCTTCAGGTTCATATTCTGCTGCACCTGGGATACCAGAAATCATCCACAGCATCTCTGAATTCATAAAGAGACGAGACTCTGGCATCTATGCTTATTATATACATAAAAGTCTCTATACGAGAAGCAGGaagcaataataaaaaagaaaaattattccAATATAGTGTTTAATGAACTATAGGCTCATATAGACAAACATTATAAATACAATGAAATGTATATGTCTTataaaatggtttaaaaaagcCATTTTATGAATTCAAATCTAGGCAGAAATAATAATACCGAAAGTCTGCTTTGTTTTGCAGGATCAAGTTGTTGGTGTGTTTTATGTGAGTTAAAGTCTGTTTTCAATCTCTTCAGGTTCATATTCTGCTGCACCTGGCATACCAGAAATCATCCACAGCATCTCTGAATTCATAAAGAGACGAGACGGAGGAATTCCATCTCACCCCGAGAACATTTACATCAGCCCTGGCTCACAGTGGTCAATCTCGGTAACTCCATGATTACCGACATCCTGCATacatgttcaattcaattcaattcaattttatttatatagcgccaaatcacaacataagttgcctcaaggcgcttcatagatacagagaaaaacccaacaatcatatgaccccctatgagcaagcactttggcaacagtgggaaggaaaaactcccttttaacaggaagaaacctccggcagaaccaggctcagggaggggcggccatctgctgcgaccggttggggtgagagaaggaagacaggataaaagacatgctgtggaagagagacagaggttaataacagatatgattcaatgcagagaggtctgttaatacatagtgagcgagaaaggtgactggaaaggaaaaactcaatgcatcatgggaatcccccggcagcctacgtctattgcagcataactaagggaggattcagggtcacctggtccagccctaactatatgctttagcaaaaaggaaagttttaagactaatcttaaaagtagagatagtgtctgtctcccgaatccaaactggaagctggttccacagaagaggggcctgaaaactgaaggctctccctcccattctacttttaaatactctaggaacagcaagtaggcctgcagagtgagagcgaagtgctctaatagggtgatatggtgctacaaggtcattaagataagatggggcctgattactgtatgtgaggagcaggattttgaattcaattctggatttaacaggaagccaatgaagggaagccaaaacaaaagaaatatgctctctctttctagtccctgtcaggactcttgctgcagcattttggattagctgaaggcttttcagtgagttttttggacatcctgataataatgaattacagtagtccagcctggaagtactaaatgcatgaactagtttttcagcgtcactctgagacaggatatttctaattttagagatgttgcgcaaatggaagaacgcagtcttacatatttgtttaatatgtgcgttgaaggacatatcctggtcaaaaatgactccaaggttcctcacagcgttactggaggccaaggtaatgccatccagagtaagaatctggttagataccatatttctaagcttttcagggccgagtacaataacctcagttttatctgaattaagaagcagaaagttagcggccatccaggtctttatgtctttaagacattcctgcagtttaactaattggtgtgtgttatctggcttcatggacagatagagctgggtgtcatctgcatagcagtgaaaatgtatgctatgtcttctaatgatactgcctaagggaagcgtgtataatgtaaacagaattggtcctagcactgaaccctgtggaactccataattaacctcagtgtgtgaagaggactctccatttacatgcacaaattggagtctattagatagatatgatacaaaacactgcagtgcagtacctgtaatacctacagcatgttctaatcgctctaataggatattatggtcaacagtattgaacgctgcactaaggtctaccaggacaagcacagagatgagttcactgtcagaggccataaggcCATGTGTATGTGCTTTCTAATGGATCATCACAATCTCTCTTTTCTGTGCTTTCTAGAACATTCTCAATGTCTTAGTGAACCGTGAGGCTTCACCAAGAACAGGTGTGTTGATTCCAGTGCCATGCCACAACAAAACCGTGTTGTCCATAACGCAGTTGGGTGCAGTCGCCGTCCCTTATTACCTGAGTGAGGAGCAGGGATGGGCGCTGCAGGTGGAAGAGCTGCAGCGAGCGCACGAATCTGCAAAGGGAGTCTGTAATCCTGTGGCTCTGTACGTCATCAACCCCGGAAATCCAGCAGGTATTTATTCCAGCCAGTGTGGGGATCATCTACTGTAAGTGTTTGTTCTTTGTGTTACAGGATGAATATTATACCCTTACTTGTTTTTATGCCACACTGCCTGTAGGTTATGTTCAGAGTCAAAAATCAGTGCTAGAGGTGATCCGGTTTGCTTGGGAAAAGAGGCTCTTTCTTCTGGTTGATGAGGTGGAAGAAGCTATTATCATCCATGCAAGCATATTTTAAAAACCAAATGCATCTGTATAAAGGAACTTATGGATGTTTACATGTTGCATTGCAGCTCTATCAGGACTGTGTTTATGGGGAAAACTGTGAGTTTGTCTCCTACAAAAGGGCTCTGAGCGAGATGGGGCCTCCTTTCTCAGGCACAGTGGAGCTGGCGTCCTTTCACTCAGTGTCCAAAGGCTTCTCGGGAGAGTATGTGTTCAGTCCAGATATGTATCTGGTTTGTAATGGATGATTCTCACAAAGCTTGAGGCAAAAATTTAActgaaatttaaagaaataaagcagTCAAATAAGCAATCTCACTACAAGATCAAAAAGATGAAGACGTTAGTTTGCTCACTGATACTTATAAGTGCTATTGTGCATTATTTGCACAACTACAAAGATGAtcaggatttttaaaaacttataCACCAAACTTCTCAAGTTTGTTAACTGCATTACAAATATtatttctctgtattgttgAGTTTTAAGAAATCTTATcttgaaaaacacaaatgtgaCATAAGCTACTCTCTACAGTTTATGCTTTTTTCAGAAGAGAAATCTGAACACTGGATATactagtgaaaaaaaaaacaagttctgAGGAGATTTTTGGGTACCTTAGCGTCACTGCGTGAGATACACCCTAGTCAGGCTGGCAGGCTGTTATTGgaccagcacagagagacagtcatttataaacacattcacacttaaagtcaccaattaacctaacatgcaatCTTTGGACTCTGAAAGGTTGCCAGATAACCTGGACAAATCCCACATATGCACAGGGAGAGActccagctgatcagcaggttTGACCCCTGAACCCCCTTGCAGCCAAGTTAATATGCTAACCAGTGCAATGGTTACCCTGATACTGGCGACAGTTAGTGGCACCTCTCAGCCTTCTAGTAGATACACCTATGATGTAATTTAAAACTCCTACATCAGTTTGTTCTcgagttatcacattcacaaacttgggtgccCATGTTGTCTGTCAGTCTTTTATGGCTGTCAGGTAAAATCTTCCAAAGTTGATTGCATTGCACAACTTGCATCGTGACAATTACACTTTTGTGTTTAACATATATTTTCGGTGTTAATTGTAGAAATGTCTTTTTGAAATTCATGCAAATTAGTGCCAAGTGTGCTAAAATAGCTTTGGACATTTTCTTTAGACTGGTATGAACAAAGAGATCATTGACCAGAGTCTCATTGTAAGTTTAAACACTTCTTATACAAGCTAAAATGCGGAACTTAAAAGTATCACAGGTGTAGCAGTGATATTTTTAAGAGTGCAAGCAGGGTGGAGAGGATAGGGATGCATTTCATGGCAAGAGTGAAAAGGAAGGTTGtgtgtccagtatatccactatccttcctctgcacatgtccaaaccatctcggTCTCAAACTATGTCTCCAacctgctcaacctgagctttGATGTACCAGTCCCCTTGAGCTGGCAGGCAAGAAGTAAAGAAGAAATCTTCATAGGATGTCGTAAAGAAGGGCGTGCAGAGGGTTGGTAGGAATagtgtgaaatgaaaaaaacaaaacaaaacaatgaaattcAGTGATAAACTGGTCATCCACTGAGAGTGATCATGAGAAGCAAAGCTCCAGAACAgctacatttttgttgtttctacATGCAAGTCTCTTTCATTAGGTGTGGTCTCCGTGCTGGATATGTCGAGCTGGTAAATCTGGATCCTGCTGTCATgaaacacatccacacactgttCTCCAAAGATGCTTGTTCACCAGTTTTAGGTCAGATTGCCCTGAATCTGATGACGGACCCTCCAAAGCCAGGAGACCCCTCGTACCTGCTCTATAAACAGGTTGGACCTGAGAACTGTACTCTTGTTTAGCTGAGGATGACCAACTACATGTAGCGCTGTAGCTGTTTTTGATAAAGAATTTGCCATTTTCTACAAGCTGATGTCTTCTGCAGGAAATTGAGCAGATCAGGACTGTGCTGGTTCATAGCGTGAAGAAAGTCCACGAGGTTGTCAACAGCCTACCGGGATTCAGCTGCCCACCCATTGAAGGAGGATTGTTTGCGTTCCCTAGACTGCACCTCACACCAAAAGCTATTCAGAAAGCCAAGGTTACAGCAGAAATGCAAGAGGATGTATTACATAATCTGTGTTGAAGCCCTTTGAACTTTCTCCTGGTTCATTTTCCTgaaatgtgtttgttgttttccttGGATATTTCAGGAATTAGGACTGCAGCCAGACACATTCTACTGTACGAGACTGCTAGAAGAAGGTGGAGTGTTTACCGGTCCTGGTTGGGAGTACGGACAAAAGGAGGGCACCTACCACATCAGGTACAACACAAGTCGGGCACTCTTCAAAGTACATCATTAGGAAATTATAGATATTATATAAAGCAATTTTATTTttggtataaaacaaaaaataatttctattgTTAAAAGAAGTCTGTGTTTAGACTGCAGATGGATTCATTTCATGGTCCAAGTctcaaagtcttttttttttttttttttgtctctgcagATTTTGCATCGCGGTCCCTCAGGACGTCATGGAGGAATTACTGAGACGCCTGAGCAGCTTCCACATGACATTTATGAAGGATTTTTCTTAAAGACAAAGTTCCCATTGGAGTCTCTTTTTTCTGTAATCCCATAACTCTATATAGAAAATCAAACCAATTTTTGAAACAGCGATGTTGATTTTAATAAATATGACATTTATTGCATACAATCTTTGGTCAGCCATCTTTTGTCACTACCCATTAGAGTAagatacagcttcagcttttcaGAAAGCAACTAACCGTCTATTACAAGTTCCAAATTCAAATGAGGCCTTACATCAGcaatcattaaaaattaaattaaaaaaaaaaataaaataaaataaaaaaagtagtGTGTTCTTTAAAGAGTTCCTGATAAATTCCGTGCTTTCACAATGGAATCCAGCACTAAaatagggggggaaaaaaaaaaaaaagaaaagaaaaaaaagtgatgtcAAAACAGCAAATCATTAGCCACTTAATCTGTCTGAGCCAGCAGACATGTAGAAAACCCTCAGTCTTATCAATCCACCTCACTGTCACTGCTGTGAACAAGAGGGTTTGAATCTGTATTGTTCAGCAGCTGTACTAGTAAAGAGATGAGCTTTCCATCTTGAGAAGCGTTTGTGTTACTGGGGCTGTTGAGGTTTCGGTGCAGCATGGTCTGAATGGAAGTGCGTAGCTCCCAGAGCAGCTCCCACGTCTCAACCTGCAGCTCACAGCGCACCAGAGATCGTCCAGAAAATGATACTTCTATTTTGTCGCCATGCACTGgtcacaagaaaaagaagagtagTATTCAAGTCTGCTAATGCAGAGGGATGATTTCATTTTTGGTGCTTGTCTAAAATGCAAACTACAAACATGTAGACAGACTTGCACAGttgaaataatttcatttttactgtagCACTCCATAACAGTCCAAAAGCATTAGTCAGCACTTGAACACATCTAAACCAACAAGATTTTCAGCTGATCAGAGACGTGCACAAACAACGGACTTCAGTCAGATTACCATCCTCCAACCTGTGCTACAAATGCATTCTTTAGGGAGAGCAGAAAACATCTTACCCATCTCTGTGATATCGCAGTCTGTAAGCAGCAACAGAGCGAGTGGATGGACTGTAGAAGAGTCTCTGATGAAAACATTCCCGTTGGACTTGATGGCACTGAAGAATGTCAACCACCGACTAGGGAGGTCTTCTTTCCCACtacaatataaaatgaaaacaaactttaCATGCACATCAAGTCTGTTTGTGATGCAACTCAATATTTAGGGCATGCTCTGACCGGTTCACTGAGGAGCGGTGAAGCAGCACTGGCCCACTGAGTGTTCGCAAAGAAATGCTGTTGGGACGAAAGCGTCCTCCTTTAGTCACAACACCTTTCTtcacctaaaaacaaaagaacaaaacaaaccaggTCTAATTTAAATGCAATGCAATGTCAGATTCAACACAAACACCTATACAGCTTTAACCTAGAAAAGCTCAAGTAGATTTATAGAACCGTTACATCACTGTTATGAGTTAATTATGAGTCCCTGGGGGGGATTATAGCAGGATATAGGCAATGAAAGTTAGTCTGGGTAGCTGCCATGTACCTGAATGAGGTTGGGATACAgcccagccagcagcacagctttaagcagctcaTCCTGGTTGCTGTGCTCATTGTAGAGAGAGGTGTAACGCTGGCAGTCACTGGGATGAGAAACCAGCCCGGCGTCATGCAGATTATCACTGAACTGAGATATAAGACCTGCAATAGGATCAGATGACAGAAATATTTGAATTTAGCAAAAAACAAGAGGGCAGGGATTTTTAACTTCCAAAAGTGGACTGAGACAGGGTGTAAAAGACTGACCGTTTATAAAACGAAGGCTGGCCTTGGACAGGGTGTGTCTCTCCAGAAAGTCATCCCTGTCCTCTCGGTTGCCGTCGTGCTGAACTTTCCTCCAGCCCAGAACAGCTCTACTGACCACCAGATAGTCACTGTAGCTTGAGCCACTCAGAGCCTCTTTGGCCTGAACAAACAAAGCAGACGACTCAGTAACAGCTTAGCAAACAAAAATATGGCAAAATTTATTATGGTGAAGACATCTCACCTTGTTGACTAGTGCTCTGTTCTGCAAGCTGTTGTGGAAAGGGTCTCTAGTGAGACAGGCAGCTACAGACAACATAGGCATAACACATCTAAACATGCTACTCAGGACTAATATTTTGCCCAGCCGTGGGTCACATGACATGCAGGCGACACGATCCCCTAATGGAGTCAGTGTTTCGGTCCTGTCCAGGACTCCTGCAAAACAAAAGTGCATCAAAATGACGAGTAAAGACAAGTAAAGACAAGTAAAGACGAGCAAAGACGCGCTTACCTATATCTTGTAGATTACGGACAGCGTCTCTCACAGACTCTGGCTCTGGGCTGTCCAATACTTGGGATAAGAAATCTACAGCCTACAAGCACCAAAAATGATAAGccattaataaatataaaatagaagaaaaatgtaaatacagataCAAGAAAGAACAGGGAAAAAATTATTCCTGTACCTTTGAGTTTGGACTGTGGATTTTAGCCTGCACTACTAAACTCTCAAGTGGGATGCGCAGGATCTCAGGGATGGGAAAGGGAGGCATGGATTCCAGCTGTTTTCTTGAGAAAAGGTGGTAGGACTGTCCCGGCTGACACCGGCCTGCTCTCCCTTTTCTTTGTGTAACATTTGAACGGGAAATCCAAACTGTATCCAGACAGGACACCTGGggcgaaataaataaatgagattaCTTTTGCTGACATTTTCCTGGAATAAAATCAAATGTCAATACTAACCTTAGTCCTTGGGTCATAATTCTGTTCTTTGTGAGTTCCTGCATCCACCACGTGAACAATGTCATCTATTGTAACTGAGGTCTCAGCAATGTTTGTGGCCAGGACAATCTTTCTTTGTCCCACTTGGGGGCGCTGGAACACAGCCTGCTGGTCAGCCACTGATAAACTTGAGTGCactaaaagaaaagcagaaccAATTATAAACTGGTTATAGGTGGGGAACCTTTTTCCAGAGGCCTCCTTTTTGGCCTCTGGAAATCCATCGCCTTACTTACAGGGCAGGATCATCTGGGAGCCAGAGGAGAAGCGCGGTTTTTCCTCGAGCTTCTCTTGAACAGCCTTTATGTCCTGCCATCCCGGGAGGAAACACAGCACTGCACCTGAAGAACGAGGGGAGAGGAGTTGTTGTAAAATATGACTCTGCCCAAAATTTCAAACACTATTATTTAAAGTGAATTAACAGCTTGGTAAAATAGGCACCTGGTTCTCCACATCTGTCAATGTGTTCGATGACATCAGCGACTAAATCGAGATCCGGTGTGGCATCGTTCTAAACAAGAAGAAGACGCAGAGCAACTCatcagtttggaaaaaaaagaaaaagaaaatgtgtgaaaaacaaaaatgtggcaGATGTGAGTTCCACCTCTTTGTCCGTCTTCGCCCTTTCTGGGACCTGAGACCGACGCCCCATCTCTTTTAGTACATCTTCCAGGTACTTGTCTCGTACTGGGTGCATGAACCCTGGCACCTTTACGATCGGGCAGCCGCCAAAGTACTGTGCCAGCCTCTGGTTGTCCCCAGTGGCACTCATGAGAACGACCCTCAGGTCAGGGTTCTCATTCAGGCTTGTGCGCAgcagagccagcagcaggtcTGTGTTTATGTCTCTCTCGTGGACCTCGTCAACCACCACGTGGCTGATTCCCTTCAGGGTTGGGTTTGACTGCAGCTTCCTCAGCAGGACACCCACTGTGAGGAAGAGCAACGCTCCTCCACTGTGCTCTGGGAGTCGGCTCTCGAGTCTCACCTACAGGAGAAAGATAATACAAATATTATGCATTACTATGGAAAAGATTACTCAACCCTTCATATCCTTGCGATGCTACCAGCCACAATTCAAGGGTTCAGTTACAAAACCAATGTGGTAGAATGAGAAAACTGccagtttattttattctactttttACTCTTTATGTCAGAAAATAGTTAAAAACAATAGATATGAGGAAGGCCCTCAAAAATTAGAACTAATATAAATCTGTAGTCATTGCATGAGCTGCAACGCTCAAGTTTTCTAGAGAGAGGTGCAGGCAGATCAAACATTTTACTGTAATCTAGATAGCTtcataaaatcaaaaataacaaaaacacctATGACATAATTTTATGTCCCGGTGATGACTGAAATT includes:
- the dhx30 gene encoding putative ATP-dependent RNA helicase DHX30, which translates into the protein MALPGVLLVRLRALCNIGKCVHSGCKTASDLSKEMRWYGTKSPRFQMNATSYFQSKRVDSRRHLLKEFPDPKSLLHNTISRSLGVSDLSQLIQYSCMEHAGVKKATVTLQWPCKIEEEGYGSKKSEAEQFAAAAACQKLREMGVIGPNNQLPRRRAGRGRGGLHTPLHDNEDNSWTGDIYRGRANDRAPAKEDDSNVSEALSLFPQPKSLLNRVIQVATSSNNIWELLQFRTTGGKLKTCELTLLWPEEMTFTAKAGSRAAAEARAAALACMKLKELELLDKDNNPLTHAKYHREKVREAGERERRPLPLEIPKYLEQSVREYLTQYPVTTEVQKLWEEEEAKEQQTINRNDEEEEDFITDAITGRPYRPLSESEAQQLSIHLQERWNRANPELSLELPVDAHRQRVISAVQASRVVVIAGETGCGKTTRVPRFLLEDRVRGGSGAECNILVTQPRRISAVSVAHRVAQEMGPALKQSVGYQVRLESRLPEHSGGALLFLTVGVLLRKLQSNPTLKGISHVVVDEVHERDINTDLLLALLRTSLNENPDLRVVLMSATGDNQRLAQYFGGCPIVKVPGFMHPVRDKYLEDVLKEMGRRSQVPERAKTDKENDATPDLDLVADVIEHIDRCGEPGAVLCFLPGWQDIKAVQEKLEEKPRFSSGSQMILPLHSSLSVADQQAVFQRPQVGQRKIVLATNIAETSVTIDDIVHVVDAGTHKEQNYDPRTKVSCLDTVWISRSNVTQRKGRAGRCQPGQSYHLFSRKQLESMPPFPIPEILRIPLESLVVQAKIHSPNSKAVDFLSQVLDSPEPESVRDAVRNLQDIGVLDRTETLTPLGDRVACMSCDPRLGKILVLSSMFRCVMPMLSVAACLTRDPFHNSLQNRALVNKAKEALSGSSYSDYLVVSRAVLGWRKVQHDGNREDRDDFLERHTLSKASLRFINGLISQFSDNLHDAGLVSHPSDCQRYTSLYNEHSNQDELLKAVLLAGLYPNLIQVKKGVVTKGGRFRPNSISLRTLSGPVLLHRSSVNRGKEDLPSRWLTFFSAIKSNGNVFIRDSSTVHPLALLLLTDCDITEMVHGDKIEVSFSGRSLVRCELQVETWELLWELRTSIQTMLHRNLNSPSNTNASQDGKLISLLVQLLNNTDSNPLVHSSDSEVD
- the LOC113011330 gene encoding alanine aminotransferase 1 — encoded protein: MWNMKQLEYGALARRANQIKKELRQGVRRPYKEVIDVFQGDLHRAGMKPLTFVRQVLAACVYPPLINSSNLPLDVRQRAQEELGRCVGGSVGSYSAAPGIPEIIHSISEFIKRRDGGIPSHPENIYISPGSQWSISNILNVLVNREASPRTGVLIPVPCHNKTVLSITQLGAVAVPYYLSEEQGWALQVEELQRAHESAKGVCNPVALYVINPGNPAGYVQSQKSVLEVIRFAWEKRLFLLVDELYQDCVYGENCEFVSYKRALSEMGPPFSGTVELASFHSVSKGFSGECGLRAGYVELVNLDPAVMKHIHTLFSKDACSPVLGQIALNLMTDPPKPGDPSYLLYKQEIEQIRTVLVHSVKKVHEVVNSLPGFSCPPIEGGLFAFPRLHLTPKAIQKAKELGLQPDTFYCTRLLEEGGVFTGPGWEYGQKEGTYHIRFCIAVPQDVMEELLRRLSSFHMTFMKDFS